From a single Calothrix sp. NIES-2098 genomic region:
- a CDS encoding putative glycosyltransferase: MTQPQAIAVSIILVNYNGIEVLPNCLSSLEKLLQPPNYEIILVDNASTDSSWELVSEKYPQVRLIRQTRNLGFGAGNNAGAKIAAGEFLFLLNTDTVLTSNILPHLIDLMQADTQVGIIGPKLLNPDGSLQISVSPALGIKGEYQARQMHQAYQKASNLNFIEQKFQEIQEVDIVVGAAFFIRASLFQALGGFDENFFMYFEESDLCQRAQYLGYKIIYTPHVSLIHLKAYSIQKAANLMAVEYRRSQIYFYQKHRPLWEQLVLRLYLFYKFFGELIATANPNCLKIIILLFTFKKPTFKVSLPN, translated from the coding sequence ATGACACAGCCACAAGCGATCGCAGTATCTATTATTTTAGTTAACTATAATGGAATAGAAGTTTTACCAAATTGCTTAAGCTCTTTAGAAAAACTTCTTCAACCGCCTAATTACGAAATTATTCTTGTGGATAATGCCTCTACTGATAGTAGCTGGGAATTAGTTTCAGAAAAATATCCTCAAGTTCGCTTAATTAGACAGACCAGAAATCTTGGCTTTGGAGCAGGGAATAATGCTGGTGCTAAAATTGCTGCTGGCGAGTTTTTATTTTTATTAAATACTGATACGGTACTTACTAGCAATATTCTGCCACATCTAATTGATTTAATGCAGGCAGATACCCAAGTAGGAATTATCGGGCCGAAACTGCTAAATCCAGATGGAAGTTTGCAAATTTCTGTGTCACCAGCGTTGGGAATTAAAGGTGAATACCAAGCTCGTCAGATGCACCAAGCTTATCAAAAAGCTTCTAACTTAAATTTTATTGAGCAGAAATTTCAAGAAATACAAGAGGTAGATATTGTTGTAGGTGCCGCTTTTTTTATCCGAGCCAGTTTATTTCAAGCATTAGGCGGGTTTGATGAAAACTTTTTCATGTATTTTGAAGAATCAGATTTGTGTCAAAGAGCGCAGTATCTAGGATATAAAATAATCTATACGCCTCATGTATCTTTGATTCATTTAAAAGCATACTCAATACAAAAAGCTGCCAACTTAATGGCTGTTGAATATAGGCGTAGTCAAATTTACTTTTATCAAAAACATCGTCCTTTATGGGAGCAGTTAGTATTGCGACTATATCTTTTTTATAAATTTTTTGGAGAGTTGATCGCTACAGCTAATCCTAATTGTTTAAAAATTATTATTTTATTATTTACATTCAAGAAACCTACTTTTAAAGTATCTTTACCTAATTAA
- a CDS encoding mannosyltransferase — protein sequence MTILANLSFAPTQPTGWLSYSFNLLPALKALDIEVLSPIEIAGIKCHQSPANITTEFGIQGHLKRLLWTQFHLPKFYQQLKYKLLFSPIPEAPLFSSCSYVVTVHDLIPLRFPQYFSLSQRIYCSYYVAAVIEQSKHIICNSKTTAQDLTSFLEVSEERISAITLGYDSKNFCFLNLPKQNYFLYLGRHNPHKNPARLIAAFAALPNNSNYELWLAGPSDRRYTPTLKVQVEELGITNRVKFLEYVPYKELPKIINGAIALVFPSLWEGFGLPVLEAMACGTPVITSNISSLPEVAGDAAILIDPYNTGEITAAMQAVANDANLRSHLSLQGIARAKQFSWEKTGEATAEVLSRYL from the coding sequence ATGACTATATTAGCCAATTTATCTTTCGCTCCTACACAACCAACAGGTTGGCTAAGTTATAGTTTTAATTTATTACCAGCCTTAAAAGCTTTAGATATAGAGGTATTAAGCCCAATTGAAATTGCAGGAATCAAATGTCACCAATCTCCAGCAAATATTACAACGGAGTTTGGGATACAAGGGCATTTAAAACGCTTACTATGGACACAATTTCATTTGCCAAAGTTTTATCAACAGCTTAAGTATAAATTATTATTTTCTCCTATTCCAGAAGCTCCTTTATTTTCATCCTGTTCTTATGTTGTTACTGTTCATGATTTAATTCCTTTAAGGTTTCCACAATATTTTTCTTTAAGTCAAAGAATCTATTGCAGTTATTATGTTGCTGCTGTTATCGAACAGTCAAAGCATATAATTTGTAATTCCAAAACTACGGCTCAAGATTTAACTAGTTTTTTAGAAGTTTCTGAAGAGAGAATTAGTGCTATTACACTAGGATATGACAGCAAAAATTTTTGTTTTTTAAATTTACCAAAGCAAAACTATTTCCTTTATTTAGGTAGACATAATCCTCACAAAAATCCTGCTCGATTAATTGCTGCATTTGCTGCTTTACCTAACAATAGTAATTACGAACTTTGGTTAGCAGGGCCTAGCGATCGCCGTTACACCCCAACTTTAAAAGTACAAGTTGAGGAACTGGGTATTACAAATCGGGTGAAATTTCTGGAGTATGTTCCTTACAAGGAATTACCAAAAATTATTAATGGTGCGATCGCATTAGTTTTTCCTAGCCTCTGGGAAGGCTTTGGCTTACCTGTCTTAGAAGCAATGGCCTGCGGTACTCCAGTGATTACTTCTAATATCTCCTCCCTTCCAGAAGTAGCTGGTGATGCGGCGATTTTGATCGATCCTTACAATACAGGGGAAATTACAGCAGCTATGCAGGCTGTGGCGAATGATGCAAATTTGCGATCGCATCTTTCACTTCAAGGTATCGCTAGAGCCAAGCAATTTAGTTGGGAAAAAACCGGAGAAGCCACCGCTGAAGTTTTATCTCGCTATTTATAA
- a CDS encoding zinc-containing alcohol dehydrogenase superfamily protein → MKGLWLENNQLQLRTDIPTPEPPLGEALVRVLRAGICNTDLELLKGYYPYTGILGHEFVGVVEQGPDNLFNQRVVGEINAVCGYCRFCRNNQSTHCENRTVLGIVNRHGAFAEYLCLPIENLHPVPENVPTEVATFTEPLAAALEIQQQVELGANDRVVVVGDGKLGQLVAQTIALTGCELLVVGRHADKLANLEARGIQTGLANAVTDRYFDISVECTGNPEGFAIAHRALRPRGTLVLKSTYAGNLSLDASSLVVDEITLIGSRCGPFAPALELLAAGKVDVEPLIHARYHLSDGLAAFQYAQSRGVLKVLLEIS, encoded by the coding sequence ATGAAAGGACTCTGGCTCGAAAACAACCAATTACAATTACGCACAGATATACCAACTCCAGAGCCGCCGCTAGGAGAAGCTCTTGTGCGTGTTTTGCGTGCTGGTATTTGTAATACTGACTTAGAACTGCTAAAAGGCTACTATCCCTACACTGGTATTTTAGGGCATGAGTTTGTTGGTGTTGTGGAACAAGGGCCAGATAACCTATTTAACCAGCGGGTAGTGGGAGAAATTAATGCAGTTTGTGGATATTGTCGATTTTGCCGTAACAATCAATCTACACACTGTGAAAACCGTACCGTTCTTGGTATAGTTAATCGCCACGGAGCCTTTGCTGAATATCTCTGTTTGCCAATAGAGAACTTACATCCCGTACCCGAAAATGTACCAACAGAAGTAGCAACATTTACCGAACCGTTAGCAGCAGCACTAGAAATTCAGCAACAAGTAGAGTTAGGTGCTAACGATCGCGTAGTTGTTGTTGGAGATGGGAAACTAGGACAACTAGTAGCACAAACAATAGCGCTCACAGGTTGCGAACTTTTGGTGGTGGGACGTCATGCAGATAAACTTGCTAACCTAGAAGCACGTGGTATTCAAACGGGTTTAGCCAATGCTGTCACAGATAGATATTTCGATATCTCAGTAGAGTGTACTGGTAATCCCGAAGGATTTGCGATCGCCCATCGCGCCCTCCGTCCTAGAGGTACGTTGGTGCTTAAAAGTACTTATGCAGGCAATCTCAGTCTAGATGCTTCATCTTTGGTGGTAGATGAAATCACTCTTATTGGTTCCCGTTGTGGCCCTTTTGCACCTGCACTCGAATTGCTTGCAGCAGGAAAAGTGGACGTAGAACCACTAATTCACGCACGCTATCACCTCAGCGATGGTCTTGCAGCTTTTCAATATGCCCAGAGTCGAGGTGTTTTAAAAGTTTTATTAGAAATTAGTTAA
- a CDS encoding ABC transporter ATP binding subunit — protein sequence MEVIRLDRVSLWRRTQEEFSYDLKKTLLSIVEGKFRRSAKKLVLDDLNLVVNSGEKLGIIGANGSGKSTLLKVICRILQPTHGVVRVRGKIAPLIELGAGFDSEISVIDNIILYGVLLGYSRAEMRERTLSILEFAELEDYALVPVKGLSSGMIARLGFAIATDVQPDILILDEVLSVGDESFRNKCKQRIDNFWNGNATVLVVSHELEFLRKYCNRLVWLDKGRVKFIGNPEEAVQHYLNTVNK from the coding sequence ATGGAAGTAATTCGTCTCGATCGAGTCTCGCTTTGGCGACGAACACAAGAAGAGTTTTCTTACGATCTTAAGAAAACTTTGTTGTCTATTGTTGAAGGTAAATTTCGCAGGTCGGCAAAGAAATTAGTACTAGATGACCTGAATTTAGTAGTAAACTCGGGTGAAAAATTAGGTATTATTGGAGCTAATGGTTCAGGGAAGTCAACACTGCTTAAGGTAATTTGTAGGATTTTACAACCGACACATGGCGTTGTAAGAGTGCGTGGAAAAATTGCGCCTCTGATAGAGCTGGGAGCAGGGTTTGATTCGGAGATTTCTGTGATAGATAATATTATCCTTTATGGTGTATTGCTGGGATATTCTCGAGCAGAAATGCGAGAAAGAACGCTTTCAATATTAGAGTTTGCAGAATTAGAAGATTATGCATTAGTACCAGTGAAAGGATTATCTTCAGGTATGATAGCGCGATTAGGATTTGCGATCGCTACTGATGTACAACCGGATATCTTGATATTAGACGAAGTACTATCGGTAGGGGATGAAAGTTTTAGAAATAAGTGTAAGCAAAGAATTGATAATTTTTGGAATGGAAATGCAACAGTGCTTGTAGTGTCACACGAGTTAGAATTTCTGAGAAAATATTGCAACCGTTTAGTTTGGTTGGATAAAGGAAGAGTCAAATTTATCGGTAATCCTGAAGAAGCAGTCCAACATTATTTAAATACAGTAAATAAATAA
- a CDS encoding inositol monophosphatase → MNDFWTTILDFAQTTTTRVGKQLMQDFGQVQALQKADGSLVTQADKWADQTLRDAIASTFPGYGILSEEADRIFPGTEWCWVIDPLDGTTNFTRGIPIWSISLGLLYQGTPVFGFVYAPPLNQTFHGFWAGSSGLATPTGAFLNHHPIHTSPDAPSNNHFFNLCSRSTAAVQPDFPCKIRMLGVASYNFLTVATGATLGGIEATPKVWDLAGAWVIVQAAGGTWLSLKSEPFPLVAGEDYSDRSFPTLVVSRSELVPVFTPFLERVKI, encoded by the coding sequence ATGAATGACTTTTGGACGACAATTCTCGATTTTGCCCAAACAACCACTACCAGAGTGGGTAAGCAACTAATGCAGGATTTTGGCCAAGTGCAGGCTTTACAAAAAGCTGATGGCAGCTTGGTAACTCAAGCTGATAAATGGGCAGACCAAACACTACGAGATGCGATCGCTTCTACTTTCCCTGGTTATGGCATTTTAAGCGAAGAGGCGGATCGGATTTTTCCTGGTACAGAATGGTGCTGGGTAATTGACCCTTTGGATGGTACAACTAACTTTACACGGGGCATTCCTATCTGGTCGATTTCTTTAGGATTACTGTATCAAGGAACACCAGTTTTTGGGTTTGTCTACGCGCCACCACTTAACCAAACATTTCATGGATTTTGGGCAGGTTCTTCTGGATTAGCAACACCCACTGGGGCTTTTCTGAACCATCATCCGATCCACACCAGTCCTGATGCTCCTAGCAATAATCACTTTTTTAATCTCTGTTCCCGCAGTACGGCGGCTGTACAACCAGACTTTCCCTGTAAAATTCGGATGCTAGGTGTAGCTAGCTATAACTTCCTAACAGTCGCAACCGGGGCTACCTTGGGTGGTATTGAAGCGACACCCAAAGTTTGGGATTTGGCAGGCGCTTGGGTAATTGTCCAAGCGGCTGGCGGTACTTGGTTATCTCTAAAATCTGAGCCATTTCCTTTAGTAGCAGGAGAAGATTATAGCGATCGCTCTTTTCCTACCCTTGTAGTTAGCCGTTCCGAATTGGTTCCAGTGTTTACACCGTTTTTAGAACGTGTAAAAATTTAA
- a CDS encoding anion-transporting ATPase, whose protein sequence is MTLILTFLGKGGIARTKIAIAAAKLLASQGKRVLLAGHAEPALPLLLETTLTSDPQEIAPNLQVVQFQASVLLERNWDEVKKLEAQYLRTPIVKDVYGEELVVLPGMDNALALNAIREYDASGKYDAIVYDGTGEASTLRMLGLPESLSWYMRRFRQLFVNSDLGRTIAESPLIQPLISTLFNFNWTADNFAQPTNQVNNFLEKGKAALADPQRVAAFLVTTPEPIEVASTRYLWGSAQQVGITVGGVILVSSQSHHSLAEEFIPLPVSVVPDAPSGDWRSLMDALPNFAQQALQAPKPIEIDTHNRQVRLFLPGFDKKQVKLTQYGPEVTVEAGDQRRNISLPPSLSGKPITGAKFQNSYLIISF, encoded by the coding sequence ATGACCCTAATATTGACATTTTTGGGCAAAGGCGGCATTGCTCGTACCAAAATTGCGATCGCCGCCGCCAAGCTATTAGCTAGTCAAGGCAAGCGCGTACTTCTAGCAGGACATGCTGAACCAGCATTACCTCTCCTGCTAGAAACGACTCTGACTTCCGATCCGCAAGAAATCGCCCCTAATTTACAAGTAGTACAGTTTCAAGCTTCTGTACTACTAGAGCGTAACTGGGATGAAGTCAAAAAACTGGAAGCGCAATACCTCCGCACGCCAATCGTGAAAGACGTTTATGGTGAAGAATTGGTGGTATTACCAGGGATGGACAACGCCCTTGCTCTCAATGCAATCCGTGAATATGATGCCAGCGGCAAATATGATGCGATCGTCTACGATGGCACAGGTGAAGCTTCTACCTTGCGGATGCTGGGATTGCCAGAGTCTCTAAGTTGGTATATGCGGCGCTTTCGGCAATTATTTGTGAACTCCGATTTGGGGAGAACAATTGCAGAATCGCCCTTGATTCAACCGCTGATTAGCACTTTGTTCAACTTCAATTGGACAGCAGATAACTTCGCTCAACCTACTAATCAAGTTAATAATTTTCTAGAAAAGGGTAAAGCTGCCCTGGCCGATCCTCAGCGCGTTGCTGCCTTTTTGGTAACTACTCCAGAACCAATTGAGGTAGCAAGTACCCGTTATTTGTGGGGTAGCGCACAGCAAGTCGGTATTACAGTAGGCGGCGTTATCCTCGTCTCTTCTCAGTCTCACCACAGTCTCGCAGAGGAATTTATTCCTTTACCTGTGAGTGTAGTTCCGGATGCACCAAGTGGTGATTGGCGATCGCTTATGGATGCTTTACCCAACTTTGCACAGCAAGCATTACAAGCTCCCAAACCCATTGAAATAGATACCCACAACCGTCAGGTACGCTTATTCCTGCCTGGATTTGACAAAAAGCAAGTCAAACTCACCCAGTACGGGCCAGAAGTGACAGTCGAAGCTGGAGATCAACGGCGTAATATTTCCCTACCTCCGTCTTTGAGTGGCAAACCCATTACTGGAGCGAAGTTTCAGAATAGTTATTTGATAATTTCGTTTTAA
- a CDS encoding ABC-2 type transporter, with amino-acid sequence MNFSLKGNITWFQVQRYGELLQVLVARTLKVRYRGSFLGVYWSLLNPLIMTGLYTAIFGATFASYYGNSLINYVLAAFTGLVVINFFSASTTQALTSVVGNGSLLNKIHLPISIFPVSMIAANVFQFSVGTFPLLVVITLVKSQSVINVLALCFPFLALVLVCSGVGFLVSALYVFFRDLPYFYELVVFVTWVSSPVFYPAAIVPPQVKQFLGLNPLSPIIESLRQITLSGSSPDLSLISYSLLSGIIILSLGWTCFHLWRHHFMDLL; translated from the coding sequence ATGAACTTTTCGCTTAAAGGTAATATAACTTGGTTCCAAGTACAGCGATACGGGGAATTGTTACAGGTTTTAGTAGCCAGAACCTTAAAGGTGCGCTATCGTGGTTCCTTTTTGGGAGTTTATTGGTCACTGTTAAACCCTTTAATTATGACAGGGTTGTATACTGCGATTTTTGGTGCGACGTTTGCGTCCTATTATGGTAATTCATTAATCAACTATGTATTAGCAGCATTCACAGGGCTGGTTGTAATCAATTTTTTCTCAGCATCGACTACCCAGGCCTTAACTAGTGTAGTTGGCAATGGCTCACTTTTGAATAAAATTCATCTGCCAATCAGCATTTTTCCGGTATCGATGATTGCAGCCAATGTTTTTCAGTTCTCAGTGGGAACTTTTCCATTACTGGTAGTGATTACTTTAGTTAAGTCTCAAAGTGTAATAAATGTTTTAGCCCTGTGCTTTCCATTTTTAGCACTAGTTTTAGTTTGTTCAGGAGTGGGCTTCTTAGTAAGCGCTTTGTACGTATTTTTTAGAGATTTACCCTATTTTTATGAGTTAGTTGTGTTTGTAACGTGGGTCAGTAGCCCTGTATTTTATCCAGCAGCTATTGTTCCACCGCAGGTAAAGCAATTTTTAGGATTAAATCCATTATCGCCAATTATCGAAAGTTTACGTCAGATTACTTTATCAGGAAGTTCACCAGACTTAAGTTTAATCTCTTATTCATTATTGAGTGGCATAATTATTTTGTCACTAGGATGGACTTGTTTTCACTTGTGGCGACATCACTTTATGGATTTGCTGTAA
- the chlG gene encoding chlorophyll synthase 33 kD subunit, translating to MSDSTPITPNSNPEEALNAVNTSEEITAVADRSAKTRQLLGMKGAAPGESSIWKIRLQLMKPITWIPLIWGVVCGAASSGNYTWTLENVLKAAACMLLSGPLLTGYTQTINDFYDREIDAINEPYRPIPSGAISIPQVVTQIVVLLLSGIGLAFVLDLWAGHDFPNVTVLAIFGTFIAYIYSAPPLKLKQNGWLGNYALGASYIALPWWAGHALFGDLNWKIIVLTLIYSLAGLGIAIVNDFKSVEGDRQLGLQSLPVMFGVTTAAWICVVTIDLFQGLIAAYLVSIHENLYAAILVLLILPQITFQDMYFLRDPLKNDVKYQASAQPFLVLGMLVTGLALGHAGI from the coding sequence ATGTCTGATTCAACTCCCATTACCCCCAATTCCAACCCAGAGGAAGCACTAAACGCGGTTAATACCAGCGAAGAAATCACAGCAGTTGCCGATCGCAGTGCGAAAACTAGGCAGTTGCTGGGGATGAAAGGTGCAGCACCAGGAGAAAGCTCCATTTGGAAAATCCGGTTGCAACTGATGAAGCCGATCACTTGGATTCCCCTGATTTGGGGCGTAGTTTGCGGTGCGGCTTCTTCTGGAAACTATACTTGGACATTAGAAAATGTGCTGAAGGCAGCAGCTTGTATGTTGCTTTCGGGGCCGCTGCTGACGGGTTACACTCAAACGATCAATGACTTCTACGATCGCGAAATTGATGCGATCAATGAACCTTACCGTCCTATTCCTTCAGGAGCCATTTCAATACCTCAAGTAGTGACGCAAATAGTTGTATTGCTGTTGTCAGGTATTGGTTTAGCTTTTGTGCTAGATTTATGGGCTGGACATGACTTCCCCAATGTCACAGTACTGGCTATTTTTGGGACTTTTATTGCCTACATATATTCCGCACCACCGCTGAAACTGAAGCAAAACGGTTGGTTAGGAAATTATGCCTTAGGAGCAAGCTATATTGCTTTACCTTGGTGGGCAGGTCATGCTTTATTTGGCGACCTGAATTGGAAAATTATTGTTCTCACCCTAATTTACAGCTTGGCGGGATTAGGTATTGCCATTGTCAATGACTTTAAGAGTGTAGAAGGCGATCGCCAACTCGGATTACAATCGCTACCTGTCATGTTTGGTGTCACCACTGCGGCCTGGATATGTGTAGTAACGATCGATTTATTTCAAGGATTAATTGCTGCCTATCTAGTTAGTATCCATGAGAATTTGTACGCAGCAATTCTCGTATTATTAATCCTGCCGCAAATTACTTTTCAAGATATGTATTTCCTGCGCGACCCTTTAAAGAACGATGTGAAGTATCAAGCCAGCGCCCAACCATTTCTAGTTTTAGGAATGCTTGTGACTGGTTTAGCGCTGGGTCATGCTGGGATTTAG
- a CDS encoding family 2 glycosyl transferase has product MKKEKIGIILATFNPQIEYFQKQIQSIQNQTWQNWICHIVDDCSEPEYQTVIQNTVGNDSRFICHFHSRNVRHYYNFERGLQYCIQDPTITAIAFSDQDDIWIEEKLEVLQKKLRCEHALLVHSDMKLINSDDETINPSTWNFEGRNPEKATVELLLLRNVVTGCSLLFCTSLIPYILPFPQQNEVGLHHDWWIALAAMQMGKIIHIRQPLVRYRLHGTNTVGAMQNAGNLHSEIMLWISKKYRITGKSYFTHCNLNKAFYTRFHQQLDASWSNPFDEQKLDFGLSILKLCYQSLQTGYRAEGIALRIWIFKFLFDIKKLKYINIY; this is encoded by the coding sequence ATGAAAAAAGAGAAAATAGGTATTATTTTAGCGACTTTTAATCCGCAAATAGAGTATTTCCAAAAACAAATTCAGTCTATTCAAAACCAGACTTGGCAAAACTGGATTTGTCATATTGTTGATGACTGTTCTGAGCCTGAATATCAAACTGTAATCCAAAACACGGTCGGAAATGATTCACGCTTCATTTGTCATTTCCACAGCCGTAATGTTAGACATTATTATAATTTTGAGCGTGGTTTGCAATACTGTATTCAAGACCCTACAATTACAGCGATCGCTTTTTCCGATCAAGATGATATTTGGATTGAAGAGAAGCTAGAAGTATTGCAAAAGAAATTACGCTGCGAACACGCACTATTAGTTCATTCCGATATGAAGCTAATAAACAGTGATGACGAAACTATCAATCCTTCTACTTGGAATTTTGAAGGACGCAATCCTGAAAAAGCTACGGTGGAGTTATTATTGCTTCGCAATGTTGTCACAGGATGCTCTTTGTTATTTTGTACTTCTCTTATACCTTATATTCTGCCTTTTCCCCAACAAAATGAAGTTGGCTTACACCATGACTGGTGGATAGCACTAGCTGCTATGCAAATGGGAAAAATAATTCATATTCGCCAACCTTTAGTTCGTTATCGGCTTCACGGTACGAATACAGTAGGAGCTATGCAAAACGCAGGAAATTTGCACAGTGAGATAATGCTATGGATTAGTAAAAAATATCGCATTACTGGTAAAAGTTATTTCACACATTGTAACTTGAATAAAGCATTTTATACTCGATTTCATCAACAATTAGATGCAAGTTGGTCTAATCCATTTGATGAACAGAAATTAGATTTTGGCTTAAGTATTCTCAAGCTTTGCTACCAAAGTTTACAAACAGGTTATCGTGCTGAGGGTATAGCGCTGCGAATTTGGATCTTTAAGTTTTTATTTGATATAAAAAAATTAAAATATATAAATATATATTGA